Proteins from a single region of Pyrus communis chromosome 6, drPyrComm1.1, whole genome shotgun sequence:
- the LOC137736958 gene encoding ADP-ribosylation factor GTPase-activating protein AGD3-like encodes MHFTKLDDSPMFRKQILSMEENAETLRERSLRFYKGCRKYTEGLGEAYDGDIAFASALETFGGGHNDPISVAFGGPVMTKFTIALREIGTYKEVLRSQVELMLNDRLLQFVNIDLHEVKEARKRFDKASLIYDQAREKFLSLRKGTKSDVVTLLEEELHNARTTFEHARFSLVTALSNVEAKKRFEFLEAVSGTMDAHLRYFKQGYELLHQMEPYINQVLTYAQQSRERSNYEQAALHERMQDYQRQVDRESRWSSNGSNGSPNGDGIQAIGRSSHKMIEAVMQSAAKGKVQTIRQGYLSKRSSNLRGDWKRRFFVLDSRGMLYYYRKQCSKPSGSGSQLSGQRNSSELGSGLLSRWLSSHYHGGVHDEKSVAHHTVNLLTSTIKVDADQSDLRFCFRIISPTKNYTLQAESALDQMDWIEKITGVIASLLSSQAPERFLPASPMGSHRRSASESSSFESSDFDHTGVEELVSERSLTSANSERPLRSSQHQRSSLKTEKTIDMLRRVCGNDKCADCGAPEPDWASLNLGVLVCIECSGVHRNLGVHISKVRSLTLDVKVWEPSVINLFRSLGNAFANSVWEELLQSRSAFQVDLISTGSYKSDKKQLVFISKPGQSDSIPVKEKFIHAKYAEKLFVRKPKDAQYTHLVAQQIWEGVRANDKKAVYRHIVNSEPDLNAVYEQAACNSSLTLAKVMLMHEQTSHDQSPSCLAGDSLDKSSPSSSNLSGTSEGQQVEDLDGCTLLHLACETADIGMLELLLQYGVNINVTDSRGTTPLDRCILRGKNTFAKLLLTRGADPRALNGEGKTPLELAVESNFDDSEVLAMLSDSNG; translated from the exons ATGCATTTCACTAAGCTCGATGACTCTCCTATGTTCCGCAAGCag ATACTATCCATGGAGGAAAATGCAGAAACGTTGAGGGAGAGAAGTTTGAGATTTTACAAAGGATGCCGAAAATACAC GGAAGGGCTTGGGGAAGCATATGATGGGGACATTGCTTTTGCTAGCGCCCTAGAAACTTTTGGCGGGGGGCATAATGATCCAATTAGTGTGGCTTTTGGAG GTCCTGTTATGACTAAATTTACTATCGCATTGAGAGAAATTGGGACGTACAAGGAAGTTCTTCGATCCCAG GTTGAGCTTATGCTAAATGACAGACTCTTACAATTTGTGAATATTGATTTGCATGAAGTCAAG GAAGCACGGAAACGTTTTGACAAGGCTAGCCTTATTTATGACCAG GCTCGTGAGAAATTTCTCTCTCTGAGAAAAGGCACAAAGAGTGACGTGGTTACCCTTCTTGAGGAG GAACTTCATAATGCAAGAACTACATTTGAGCACGCTCGTTTTAGTCTG GTGACTGCTCTTTCTAATGTTGAAGCGAAAAAGAGGTTTGAATTTCTGGAAGCGGTCAGTGGAACAATGGATGCACATCTTCGTTACTTCAAACAG GGTTATGAGTTGTTGCATCAAATGGAGCCATATATTAATCAG GTCTTGACATATGCTCAACAATCAAGAGAAAGATCCAACTATGAACAGGCTGCTCTTCATGAAAGGATGCAAGATTACCAACGACAGGTTGATCGAGAGAGTCGGTGGTCTTCTAATGGTTCTAATGGATCTCCTAATGGAGATGGGATACAAGCCATTGGTAGAAGTTCACATAAAATGATAGAGGCCGTTATGCAGTCTGCTGCAAAGGGAAAG GTTCAAACCATTAGGCAAGGTTACCTCTCAAAACGTTCCTCAAACTTGAGAGGTGACTGGAAGAGAAGGTTTTTTGTTCTTGATAGCCGAGGAATGCTCTATTACTATCGGAAACAATGCAGCAAACCATCC GGTTCTGGTAGTCAACTTTCTGGTCAGAGGAATAGTTCTGAGCTTGGTTCTGGACTGCTGAGTCGGTGGCTTTCTTCTCATTATCATGGTGGAGTGCATGATGAGAAATCTGTTGCTCATCACACAGTGAATCTGCTTACATCAACTATCAAAGTTGATGCTGACCAGTCAGATCTGAGGTTTTGTTTCAGAATCATTTCACCAACAAAGAATTATACTTTGCAG GCAGAGAGTGCACTTGATCAAATGGATTGGATTGAAAAGATAACAGGGGTTATTGCTTCATTACTTAGCTCTCAAGCTCCTGAGAGG TTTTTGCCTGCTAGTCCCATGGGAAGTCATCGTCGTTCTGCCAGTGAGAGTAGTTCATTTGAGAGTTCTGATTTTGATCACACTGGAGTTGAAGAACTTGTATCTGAGAGGAGCCTTACTTCTGCAAATTCTGAGCGCCCGTTGAGAAGCTCACAACACCAAAGATCTTCGTTAAAAACCGAAAAGACGATTGATATGCTACGACGAGTATGTGGGAATGATAAGTGTGCTGATTGTGGTGCCCCAGAGCCAGATTGGGCATCATTAAATCTTGGTGTTCTCGTTTGCATTGAGTGCTCTGGTGTTCATCGTAATCTAGGTGTACATATCTCAAAg GTAAGGTCTCTTACACTGGATGTCAAAGTGTGGGAGCCTTCCGTTATAAATTTGTTTCGGTCTTTGGGTAATGCCTTTGCCAACTCTGTCTGGGAGGAACTTTTGCAATCAAGAAGTGCCTTTCAGGTTGATCTTATATCCACAGG GTCATACAAGTCCGATAAAAAACAACTAGTTTTTATCAGCAAACCTGGTCAGAGTGATTCTATACCTGTAAAGGAGAAATTCATTCATGCAAAG TACGCAGAAAAGCTTTTTGTCCGGAAACCAAAAGATGCACAATATACTCATTTGGTAGCACAACAGATTTGGGAGGGTGTTCGCGCTAATGACAAGAAAGCTGTATATCGTCACATTGTTAATTCTGAGCCAGATTTGAATGCGGTGTATGAGCAAGCAGCTTGTAACTCTTCATTAACCCTTGCCAAAGTAATGCTGATGCATGAGCAGACTAGCCATGACCAAAGCCCGAGCTGCTTAGCTGGGGATTCATTGGACAAGTCGTCTCCTAGCTCTTCAAACTTGAGTGGTACAAGTGAAGGCCAGCAGGTGGAGGATCTAGATGGGTGCACTCTGCTTCACCTGGCTTGTGAAACCGCAGACATTGGTATGCTTGAACTCCTCTTACAGTATGGAGTGAATATAAATGTGACTGATTCAAGAGGTACAACACCACTCGACCGTTGTATTCTCAGAGGCAAAAACACATTCGCAAAATTGCTTCTTACAAG GGGAGCTGATCCACGGGCATTAAATGGGGAAGGAAAAACCCCCCTCGAACTAGCAGTGGAGTCGAACTTCGATGATAGTGAAGTCCTTGCTATGTTATCAGACTCCAATGGGTGA
- the LOC137736959 gene encoding inactive leucine-rich repeat receptor-like protein kinase CORYNE: MDRRRRSTSEMNNPIPRLLLLLLIFCCRQGTVQSQETEPPSPAKHPHSKNELQRIILSIVLGVLTGLICALLTALLVRCFVRYISRTPILKGPVIFSPKIDPKTLQLALASENRLLGSSPNGKYCRTVLDTGLIIAVKQLGPFSECGSPEAQSKAAKRRIQQELEVLAGLRHRHLMSLRAYVREHDRFSLVYDFMPNGSLEDAMNRVRETQLQLSWEVRLRIAVGVIKGLQYLHSYVPQIMHCNLKPTNVMLDSEFEPRLGDYGLAKLAPYLNGATSGYSAPECFQNGRYTDKSDIFSFGMILGVLLTGRDPTDPFFGEAASGGSLGRWLRHLQQAGEAREALDKSIIGEEGEEDDEMLMAVRIAVVCLSDLPAERPSSDELVHMLTQLNSF; encoded by the exons ATggatagaagaagaagaagcacctCGGAAATGAACAATCCAATCCCAAGGCTTCTCCTTTTGCTATTGATTTTCTGCTGCCGGCAAGGGACTGTGCAGTCCCAAGAAACCGAGCCTCCGTCACCGGCGAAGCATCCCCACTCGAAGAACGAGCTCCAAAGAATCATTCTGAGCATCGTGTTGGGAGTCCTGACTGGACTAATTTGTGCCCTCCTCACTGCACTCTTAGTCCGGTGCTTTGTCCGCTACATCAGCAGAACCCCAATTCTCAAAGGGCCCGTCATATTCTCCCCGAAGATCGACCCCAAAACTCTCCAATTAGCACTAGCTAGTGAAAACCGGTTGCTGGGTTCTAGCCCCAATGGGAAGTACTGCAGGACTGTTCTGGACACTGGGCTGATTATTGCAGTCAAGCAGCTCGGACCCTTTTCAGAGTGTGGCTCGCCGGAGGCTCAGAGCAAGGCGGCGAAGCGGCGGATACAGCAGGAGCTTGAAGTGCTTGCTGGCCTGAGACACAGGCATTTGATGAGCCTGCGGGCTTATGTTCGCGAACACGATAGGTTCTCTTTGGTTTATGATTTTATGCCTAATGGGAGCTTGGAGGATGCTATGAATAGAGTTAGAGAAACCCAGTTGCAGCTTAGTTGGGAAGTTCGGCTTCGGATTGCCGTCGGGGTAATTAAGGGGCTTCAGTATCTGCATTCGTATGTTCCTCAGATTATGCATTGCAATTTAAAGCCTACAAATGTTATGTTGGATTCGGAGTTTGAGCCGAGGTTGGGAGATTACGGGTTGGCCAAGCTTGCGCCTTATTTGAATGGAGCAACATCTGGCTACAGTGCTCCAGAGTGTTTCCAGAATGGCAG GTACACGGATAAGAGCGACATTTTCAGCTTTGGGATGATATTGGGCGTTTTGTTAACCGGAAGAGATCCAACCGATCCCTTCTTTGGGGAAGCAGCTAGTGGTGGAAGTTTAGGGCGCTGGTTGCGGCACTTGCAGCAAGCAGGCGAGGCACGGGAAGCATTAGATAAGAGTATAATAGGGGAAGAAGGGGAGGAAGATGATGAGATGTTGATGGCAGTGCGAATCGCAGTTGTATGCCTATCCGATCTGCCCGCGGAGAGACCCTCAAGCGATGAACTTGTTCACATGCTGACCCAACTGAACAGTTTTTGA
- the LOC137737870 gene encoding light-regulated protein, chloroplastic-like has product MQATLHLSPISSVSSLAFATTKSLALPCSSPPRPQQPSRRPPLRATNVTDDPSSVDYSSITSVFPAEACETVGGEACDAEMYPEVKLKPDEGRSSTARTSSEQLDRDYLEYDSPKTVFPGEACDDLGGEFCEPEYQKGVN; this is encoded by the exons atgcagGCCACTCTACATCTCTCACCAATTTCATCAGTGTCATCTCTTGCTTTTGCAACCACCAAGTCCCTGGCCTTGCCGTGCAGCTCCCCTCCGAGGCCACAACAACCCTCAAGGCGCCCTCCCCTCAGGGCAACCAATGTGACAGACGACCCTTCATCTGTCGATTACAGCTCCATCACTTC TGTTTTTCCAGCAGAGGCTTGTGAAACAGtcggaggagaagcttgtgatgCCGAAATGTATCCCGAAGTGAAGCTCAAACCGGATGAGGGCAGGAGCAGCACAGCCAGGACTAGTTCTGAGCAGCTGGATAGAGATTATCTAGAGTATGACAGTCCCAAGAC GGTCTTTCCTGGGGAGGCTTGTGATGATCTGGGAGGAGAATTTTGTGAGCCAGAGTATCAGAAAGGGGTAAACTAG
- the LOC137737869 gene encoding uncharacterized protein: MKYVDDEEGIKKYFAAFHLHDTFPVAVVLDDFGAFFDERSCQERYGNPRGRDLAMVRTLALCHNAMIHANETRPCKLVLSDTHRGDSPRLLFIYKRWVSTIFTIQGDGSGSFIVKDYSNSGGRRVTAKYSVALQNLLLEEITEASES, translated from the exons ATGAA GTATGTGGACGATGAGGAAGGAATTAAGAAGTATTTTGCTGCATTTCATCTGCACGATACATTTCCGGTCGCAGTTGTCCTCGATGATTTTGGAGCTTTCTTTGATGAAAG GAGCTGCCAAGAAAGATATGGAAACCCACGAGGAAGAGACTTGGCAATGGTTCGGACACTGGCTTTGTGTCACAATGCCATGATCCATGCCAA TGAAACAAGGCCTTGCAAGCTTGTGTTATCAGATACACACCGCGGAGACTCCCCGCGGTTGCTCTTCATCTACAAAAGATGGGTTTCGACCATTTTTACAATTCAAG GCGATGGCTCAGGATCGTTCATTGTAAAAGACTATAGCAATTCAGGGGGAAGAAGAGTGACTGCTAAGTACTCGGTGGCTCTCCAGAATCTTTTGCTAGAGGAGATCACTGAAGCAAGTGAATCGTAG